One Anthonomus grandis grandis chromosome 14, icAntGran1.3, whole genome shotgun sequence DNA window includes the following coding sequences:
- the LOC126744758 gene encoding uncharacterized protein LOC126744758, whose amino-acid sequence MLFKMDDYSIAAAAYFFMCYYNNLRKKKKKPRKRRWWMVSLHHSRKRYDGINMLADLQQEHSGQFENFCRMSSSDFNNLLDRIGPSIARRDTKWRKAIPAKIRLAVTLRFLATGDSYQSLHYLFKISPQVISEIVPEVCSAIIEALKDNIKIPKEKQEWLAIASNFETRWQFPHCLGVTDGKHIVLQCPFNTNSEYYNYKGSFSIVLMALVDSNYNFIYADVGCQPYIF is encoded by the exons ATGCTATTTAAGATGGATGATTATTCAATAGCTGCAGCTGCCTACTTTTTTATGTgttactataataatttaaggaaaaagaaaaaaaaacctagGAAAAGAAGATGGTGGATGGTTTCCCTTCATCACAGTAGAAAAAG gtatGATGGAATCAACATGCTTGCAGATTTACAACAGGAGCATTCTggtcaatttgaaaatttttgccGGATGTCTTCATCagattttaacaatttactTGACAGAATTGGCCCAAGTATCGCAAGAAGAGATACTAAATGGCGAAAAGCAATTCCAGCAAAAATTCGTTTAGCTGTGACTCTTCGGTTTTTGGCGACTGGAGATAGCTATCAAAGTCTTCATTATCTCTTCAAAATATCTCCCCAAGTAATTTCTGAAATTGTGCCGGAGGTGTGCAGTGCAATAATTGAAGCATTAAAAGACAATATAAag ATTCCCAAGGAAAAGCAAGAATGGTTAGCAATAGCTTCTAACTTTGAAACTAGATGGCAGTTTCCCCACTGTTTAGGGGTCACGGATGGGAAGCATATTGTACTTCAATGCCCATTTAATACTAATTCAGAATATTACAACTACAAGGGCAGCTTTAGCATTGTTCTCATGGCATTGGTTGACagcaattacaattttatatatgcAGATGTAGGTTGCCagccatatattttttaa